One genomic window of Leopardus geoffroyi isolate Oge1 chromosome C3, O.geoffroyi_Oge1_pat1.0, whole genome shotgun sequence includes the following:
- the LOC123585789 gene encoding olfactory receptor 6K3-like, whose protein sequence is MERGNLSAVTEFIFTGFPQLQDGGLLYFLPLLFVYTFIVVGNLMAFFAVRLDTHPHNPMYNFISIVPFLGIRYTTATIPKMLSNLICEKKTISITGCLLQMYFFRSLGNPEGMLLTTIAIDRSVAICDPLRYQMILTPRPCARLSAGSCILGLFILLPEIVMISTPLLCGPDQIHQILCDLVPVLSLACTDTSTTLVGDVIHAVAIIATVLIIAMFSIRMVTVVLRIPSAEGRQKAFSTCAAHPAVSLIFFGHMSLMYSRFNATYPPVLDTTIALMFTILAPFFNPVIYSLRNKGMKNEIRTLFHLRKTFDTFGG, encoded by the coding sequence ATGGAGAGGGGAAACCTGTCAGCTGTGACTGAATTCATCTTCACTGGCTTCCCGCAGCTCCAAGATGGCGGCCTCCTGTACTTCCTCCCCCTACTTTTCGTCTACACCTTTATTGTCGTTGGGAACCTGATGGCCTTCTTTGCTGTCCGGCTGGACACCCATCCTCACAACCCCATGTACAATTTCATCAGCATCGTCCCCTTCCTGGGGATCCGGTACACGACAGCCACCATCCCCAAGATGCTCTCCAACCTCATCTGCGAGAAGAAGACCATCTCCATTACTGGCTGCCTCCTGCAGATGTACTTCTTCCGTTCGCTGGGAAATCCCGAGGGGATGCTGTTGACCACCATAGCCATCGACAGGTCCGTGGCCATCTGCGACCCTCTCCGCTACCAGATGATCCTGACCCCCCGGCCATGTGCTCGGCTCTCTGCAGGCTCCTGCATCTTGGGTCTCTTCATCCTGCTTCCTGAGATTGTGATGATTTCCACACCGCTTCTCTGTGGGCCCGACCAAATCCATCAAATCCTCTGTGACTTGGTCCCTGTGCTGAGCCTGGCCTGTACAGACACGTCCACGACTCTGGTTGGAGATGTGATCCATGCTGTGGCCATCATCGCTACCGTCCTAATCATTGCCATGTTCTCTATCAGGATGGTCACTGTGGTCCTGAGGATCCCCTCTGCTGAGGGCCGGCAAAAGGCCTTTTCTACCTGTGCAGCCCATCCCGCCGTGTCCCTGATTTTCTTCGGCCACATGTCCCTCATGTACTCACGATTCAATGCCACCTATCCCCCAGTCCTGGACACCACAATTGCACTGATGTTTACTATCCTTGCCCCCTTCTTCAATCCCGTCATCTATAGTCTGAGAAACAAGGGCATGAAGAACGAGATTAGAACACTGTTCCACCTTCGGAAAACGTTCGACACGTTTGGAGGTTAA
- the LOC123586463 gene encoding olfactory receptor 6K3-like: MVRNNRTSTVTEFLFSGFPQFEDGSLLFFIPLFIIYIFIVIGNLIVFFAVRMDTRLHNPMYNFISIFSFLEIWYTTATIPKMLSNLICEKKTISITGCLLQMYFFHSLGNSEGMLLTTMAIDRYMAICNPLRYPTIMTPQLCAHLSAGSCIFGFLVLLPETVWISTLPFCGPNQIHQIFCDFEPVLRLACTDTSMILLEDVIHAAAIIFSVLVIAVSYVRIITVTLRIPSAEGRRKAFSTCASHLGVFLMFYGSVSLMYLRFSATFPPTLDTVVALMFAILAPFFNPIIYSLRNKDMKIAIKKLLCLQKVFNAPAR, translated from the coding sequence ATGGTAAGAAATAACCGAACTTCGACAGTGACGGAGTTTCTCTTCTCTGGATTCCCCCAGTTTGAAGATGGCAGCCTCctcttcttcattcctttgttcatCATCTACATCTTTATTGTGATTGGaaatctcattgtattttttgcAGTCAGGATGGACACCCGTCTCCACAACCCCATGTACAATTTCATCAGCATCTTCTCCTTCCTGGAGATCTGGTACACGACAGCCACCATCCCCAAGATGCTCTCCAACCTCATCTGTGAGAAGAAGACCATCTCCATTACTGGCTGCCTCCTGCAGATGTACTTCTTCCATTCACTGGGAAATTCCGAGGGGATGCTGTTGACCACCATGGCCATTGACAGGTACATGGCCATCTGCAACCCTCTCCGCTACCCGACCATTATGACCCCCCAGCTGTGTGCTCACCTCTCTGCAGGCTCCTGCATCTTTGGCTTTCTTGTGTTGCTCCCAGAGACTGTTTGGATTTCCACCCTGCCTTTCTGCGGGCCCAACCAAATCCATCAgatattctgtgactttgaacCTGTACTGCGCTTGGCTTGTACAGACACGTCCATGATCCTGCTTGAGGATGTGATCCATGCTGCGGCCATCATCTTCTCTGTCCTGGTTATCGCTGTCTCTTATGTCAGAATCATCACTGTGACCCTGAGGATCCCGTCTGCCGAAGGCCGCCGGAAGGCCTTCTCTACCTGTGCGTCTCATCTTGGTGTCTTTCTGATGTTCTATGGCAGCGTGTCCCTCATGTACCTGCGCTTCTCCGCCACTTTCCCACCAACTTTGGACACAGTCGTTGCACTGATGTTTGCCATTCTTGCTCCCTTTTTCAACCCTATCATCTATAGCTTGAGAAACAAGGACATGAAGATTGCGATTAAGAAGCTTCTCTGCCTTCAGAAGGTGTTTAATGCACCTGCAAGATGA